The following coding sequences lie in one Sinorhizobium fredii USDA 257 genomic window:
- the tagF gene encoding type VI secretion system-associated protein TagF, which yields MSDAALILPGFFGKLPATGDFVTRGLPASFVGAWDRWISRHLVHRFSQGSMQEKPILRFLLGHEAFGPMTGVVIASADRAGRQFPLTIAAAPLIATIDIATAAAEWFDTLEAAGTSAREGQLDGECLAARLISLPFPAVAGTGDLVRRMVFWVRRSEPIEVNPDVPELTLRQLLCASLGSG from the coding sequence GTGTCCGACGCGGCTTTGATCCTGCCGGGATTCTTCGGAAAGTTGCCGGCGACGGGGGATTTTGTCACGCGCGGCCTGCCCGCCTCCTTCGTTGGCGCATGGGATCGCTGGATCAGCCGACATCTCGTTCACCGATTTTCGCAAGGTTCGATGCAGGAAAAGCCCATTTTGCGGTTTTTGCTGGGGCACGAGGCCTTCGGGCCTATGACGGGCGTGGTGATCGCAAGCGCCGACCGCGCAGGCCGGCAGTTTCCGCTGACGATTGCTGCCGCGCCGCTGATTGCGACCATCGATATCGCGACTGCCGCTGCGGAGTGGTTCGACACGTTGGAGGCGGCTGGGACGTCAGCGCGCGAGGGTCAACTCGACGGCGAGTGCCTGGCCGCCCGCCTAATCTCCCTTCCCTTTCCCGCAGTCGCGGGCACCGGCGACCTGGTCCGGCGCATGGTATTCTGGGTTCGACGATCCGAACCGATTGAGGTTAACCCCGACGTGCCCGAATTGACGCTCCGCCAACTCCTTTGCGCAAGTCTGGGGTCCGGCTGA
- the tssM gene encoding type VI secretion system membrane subunit TssM, which translates to MKIFRFVWAVLTSRWLWTFIGLMLLSLLIWVFGPIISVGESTPFASEMVRLFVIGVLLLLFVIWWIAAQRRAIRANRIFVSEIAPQPEAPPSPAEEGVASVGAKFREVMSELKRHKVGGRKFLRDMPWYVIIGPPGTGKTTALRQSGLSFPVDLTDDLHGVGGTRNCDWFFSEEAVLIDTAGRYVQQESQPEVDAAEWLAFLDLLKKHRGRRALNGVIVALSIETLLEGDAVIRAHGRQIRKRLTELQEHLKIRLPVYLMLTKADLIKGFETFFEGLSTADREQVWGATFPPGARIDGSEVSQELTALTAVLEKRLIPRLENEENLVARAEIFRFPAQVETVSEPVRVLVETIFGESRYAESAWLRGIYLTSATQEGTAIDRLTAALSSSFGLPAQPASPMPRAEKRSFFLRDLLSKVIFKEAGLGTFDPAAEERRIWIWRGAVVAAAGLVLMAGLVFTISYRKNCATLAAQAEQLEALQLPLTPVAARQAPLEPLDLDMALEAVTEVSNARSEPPAGIAALIGPSAATEIRQAQADAYDRALRNILEPRMVALLEATMWRQIRDPEFQLGALKTYRMMTGLSPMDFEFAEQWWTERLPEFAPVPPFRTEMAADHQLAAIANMAADQSLISADEALVGEALRSICSIPLPVRAYNALLSDPEVRALKEWIPADHVGPNGPKVLARRSQKTFRVGISGAFTYDGFHNVILARLEDVAAQAALDRSVFAGGCSESASPSVASLAQDILKLYYDDYISQWDSFLRDVRLAPLGDLQTASENLKDLSSADSSMKRLLDAIVHETELTRSESDGGGKAAPAGASKLLSKLGKIGKLAKKGVKLMPTPGSKSEVDLSGALVAEHFKPIKGAIAEVDGQPPALNDAVTALTALSNMLQTVQASPDAQDAIKRQGGLAELTGAVARQAATLPDPLDDWLAGIAGDTSGLTTGAVTSELNAIWRADVLPFCQAALTNRYPFVPESAIDVNVVDFARIFSPGGLIDSFINNHLVSYIDVTRHPWKWRSDIRLDSSALAALEQSRLIRDSLFPGGAGPILTFTLEAKDLSPTVGRVTLNVDGQSLSYYNNPTRPQPMTWPGKDGTGVITLAFQPIDGSPEVMVSETGSWALLRMLRAGRLTRTELPELYRLRLAAQGYYADFELRAASVANPYDLKMFARFTCPTRL; encoded by the coding sequence ATGAAGATCTTCAGGTTTGTCTGGGCTGTCCTCACCTCGCGCTGGCTCTGGACCTTCATTGGCCTGATGCTCTTATCCCTGCTCATCTGGGTATTCGGTCCGATCATCAGTGTCGGAGAGAGCACGCCATTCGCTTCGGAGATGGTGCGGCTGTTTGTGATCGGCGTCCTCCTCCTTCTGTTTGTCATCTGGTGGATTGCGGCGCAGCGCCGGGCGATCCGCGCCAATCGCATTTTCGTATCCGAAATCGCCCCTCAACCGGAGGCGCCACCATCCCCGGCAGAAGAGGGCGTTGCGTCGGTGGGCGCGAAATTTCGCGAGGTGATGAGCGAACTGAAACGTCATAAAGTCGGAGGTCGAAAGTTCCTTCGGGATATGCCGTGGTACGTGATCATAGGCCCGCCGGGAACCGGCAAGACCACGGCACTGCGCCAGTCAGGACTGAGCTTCCCCGTTGATCTTACTGACGATCTGCATGGGGTCGGTGGAACCCGCAACTGCGACTGGTTCTTCTCGGAAGAGGCGGTACTGATCGATACCGCCGGGCGCTACGTTCAACAGGAAAGCCAACCTGAGGTCGATGCAGCGGAATGGCTGGCATTCCTCGATCTTCTGAAGAAACACCGGGGCCGTCGCGCTTTGAACGGTGTTATCGTGGCGCTCTCTATCGAGACGCTCCTGGAGGGCGACGCGGTCATTCGCGCACATGGTCGGCAGATCCGCAAACGGCTGACCGAACTTCAGGAACACCTCAAGATCCGCTTGCCGGTCTACCTGATGCTGACGAAGGCGGATCTCATCAAGGGGTTCGAGACGTTCTTTGAAGGGCTCTCGACAGCCGATCGCGAGCAGGTGTGGGGAGCGACGTTTCCCCCCGGTGCACGCATTGACGGCAGCGAGGTCTCACAGGAACTCACGGCGTTGACCGCCGTGCTGGAAAAACGCCTCATTCCCCGCCTCGAAAACGAAGAGAACCTTGTCGCCCGTGCAGAGATATTCCGTTTCCCCGCTCAGGTTGAGACCGTTTCGGAACCGGTTCGCGTCTTGGTCGAGACCATCTTTGGCGAAAGTCGCTATGCCGAAAGCGCCTGGTTGCGCGGTATCTATCTTACCTCCGCAACCCAAGAAGGCACGGCGATCGATCGACTGACGGCCGCCCTGTCGTCGTCTTTCGGCCTGCCGGCACAGCCAGCCTCCCCCATGCCGCGGGCCGAGAAGCGCAGCTTTTTCCTCAGGGACTTGCTCTCGAAGGTGATCTTCAAGGAAGCGGGCCTCGGGACTTTCGATCCCGCCGCAGAGGAACGGCGTATCTGGATATGGCGCGGCGCCGTTGTGGCCGCAGCGGGATTGGTCCTAATGGCCGGTCTGGTCTTCACCATCTCCTATCGCAAGAATTGCGCAACTCTTGCTGCACAAGCAGAACAGCTCGAGGCCTTGCAGCTTCCGCTCACTCCGGTTGCCGCACGCCAGGCGCCACTGGAACCCCTCGATCTGGATATGGCGCTCGAGGCCGTCACCGAGGTTTCGAATGCCCGTAGCGAACCGCCGGCTGGTATAGCGGCCTTGATCGGCCCTTCCGCCGCCACCGAGATCAGGCAGGCTCAGGCTGATGCCTATGACCGCGCACTACGCAACATATTGGAACCGCGTATGGTCGCGCTGCTTGAGGCAACGATGTGGCGCCAGATCCGCGACCCGGAATTCCAGCTCGGCGCGCTGAAGACGTATCGCATGATGACCGGGCTGTCGCCGATGGACTTCGAATTCGCCGAGCAATGGTGGACGGAGCGGCTGCCTGAATTCGCGCCCGTGCCGCCATTCCGCACCGAGATGGCCGCCGATCATCAACTCGCCGCGATCGCCAATATGGCTGCGGATCAAAGTCTGATCTCTGCCGATGAAGCGCTGGTAGGCGAAGCATTGCGCAGCATCTGCTCGATTCCACTGCCTGTGCGCGCCTATAACGCACTGCTCTCCGATCCGGAGGTCAGGGCGCTGAAGGAATGGATCCCCGCGGATCATGTCGGCCCGAACGGCCCGAAGGTTCTCGCTCGCCGCTCGCAGAAGACCTTTAGAGTAGGGATCAGCGGGGCCTTCACCTATGACGGCTTCCATAACGTGATCCTCGCCAGGCTGGAGGACGTGGCCGCGCAGGCTGCGCTCGATCGTTCCGTCTTTGCCGGCGGCTGCTCGGAAAGCGCCAGCCCGTCAGTCGCGTCGCTTGCTCAGGACATCCTCAAGCTCTACTACGACGACTACATTTCGCAGTGGGATAGCTTCCTGCGCGATGTCAGGCTCGCCCCGCTTGGGGACCTGCAGACTGCCAGCGAGAATCTCAAGGATCTCTCCAGTGCGGATTCCTCAATGAAGCGGCTGCTGGACGCAATCGTGCACGAGACGGAACTTACCCGTTCCGAATCCGATGGCGGCGGCAAAGCGGCCCCGGCCGGAGCATCCAAGCTGCTGTCGAAGCTCGGCAAGATCGGCAAGCTCGCGAAAAAAGGCGTTAAGCTGATGCCCACCCCCGGCTCGAAGTCCGAAGTGGATCTCTCGGGCGCATTGGTCGCAGAGCATTTCAAGCCCATCAAGGGCGCAATCGCCGAGGTCGACGGCCAACCTCCGGCACTCAATGACGCAGTCACGGCGCTGACCGCGCTCTCGAACATGCTGCAGACCGTACAGGCAAGTCCCGATGCCCAGGACGCAATCAAGCGACAAGGCGGCTTGGCCGAACTCACGGGGGCCGTGGCAAGGCAGGCCGCGACCCTGCCCGACCCGCTCGACGATTGGCTGGCAGGCATCGCCGGGGACACCAGCGGTCTTACAACGGGAGCCGTCACCTCAGAACTGAACGCCATCTGGCGCGCGGACGTGTTGCCCTTCTGTCAGGCTGCGCTCACGAATCGATACCCGTTCGTCCCTGAGAGCGCAATCGACGTCAACGTCGTTGACTTTGCCCGTATCTTCAGTCCCGGAGGACTGATCGACAGCTTCATAAACAATCACCTGGTCAGCTATATCGACGTAACCCGGCACCCCTGGAAGTGGCGCTCGGATATCCGGCTTGATTCATCCGCTCTGGCAGCCCTGGAGCAGAGCCGGCTGATCCGCGACAGTCTTTTCCCCGGCGGCGCCGGACCGATCTTGACCTTTACACTCGAGGCCAAGGACCTTTCGCCGACCGTCGGCCGCGTCACGCTGAACGTCGATGGACAAAGCCTCTCCTACTACAACAACCCAACCCGACCGCAGCCGATGACCTGGCCAGGCAAGGACGGAACCGGCGTGATTACCCTCGCCTTCCAGCCGATCGACGGCTCGCCGGAGGTAATGGTCAGCGAGACAGGAAGCTGGGCATTGCTGCGGATGCTGCGTGCCGGGCGGTTGACGAGGACCGAGCTTCCGGAACTCTACCGGCTGCGGCTTGCCGCCCAAGGCTACTACGCAGATTTTGAGCTACGGGCGGCGAGCGTAGCCAATCCCTACGACCTGAAAATGTTCGCGAGGTTTACGTGTCCGACGCGGCTTTGA
- the icmH gene encoding type IVB secretion system protein IcmH/DotU, translating into MASEDPFGLSEDQGRTRIRPPPAAKRIVPTGPLVRRARCHPNTLINAFATLLEFAPELENALPPGNPEALRTRLMEELVTARDAAVASGASLTRADAAAWAVASLLDDLALNTPWGGSSAWPRQPLVVMLRGDVDAGAQFFARLEELERHPGRDRELLELHYFCLALGFRGKYRVPGRAGDRSLSAVRAAAARFLRDPDGESAPLSPRWEGVMAADEPSRFAIPIWVLAVVAVVLATAIYVPLSMRLGAKAEELATLVRALPPPERAEIYRPNKRTPAPDAPSVQAVVFELLPEFRAAAPPALLSALKGNETASSVKLLLQSSNPELFQSARAELTKSFEPLVVSIAAVLRDNAELIGSVTIVGHTDNVPLQATNPLSNNQRLSEARAATIAALLAANGVPTEHVRSEGRAATQPLARNDSREGRAANRRIELLIAKRL; encoded by the coding sequence ATGGCAAGTGAGGACCCATTCGGCCTTTCGGAAGATCAAGGCCGTACGCGTATCCGCCCGCCGCCGGCCGCCAAGCGGATCGTTCCCACCGGCCCGTTAGTGAGGCGGGCGCGATGCCATCCCAACACGCTGATCAATGCTTTCGCTACGCTTTTGGAATTTGCGCCGGAACTCGAGAATGCGCTGCCGCCCGGCAATCCGGAAGCGCTGAGAACAAGGCTCATGGAGGAGCTGGTAACTGCACGAGATGCGGCCGTTGCCTCCGGGGCAAGCCTTACAAGGGCAGACGCGGCCGCCTGGGCTGTCGCTTCGCTTCTCGATGATCTGGCGCTCAACACACCATGGGGCGGCTCCAGTGCGTGGCCTCGCCAGCCGCTCGTCGTCATGCTTCGAGGCGACGTGGATGCGGGTGCACAGTTCTTCGCCCGGTTGGAAGAACTTGAGCGCCATCCCGGCCGCGATCGTGAATTGCTGGAGCTGCACTATTTCTGCCTGGCGCTCGGCTTCCGGGGCAAATACCGCGTGCCGGGGCGTGCAGGTGATCGCTCCCTCAGCGCTGTGCGAGCTGCAGCTGCCCGCTTCCTGCGGGACCCCGATGGCGAGAGTGCGCCGCTCTCGCCCAGGTGGGAGGGCGTCATGGCAGCCGACGAACCTTCCCGCTTTGCCATTCCGATCTGGGTGCTCGCAGTCGTGGCGGTGGTGCTTGCGACCGCGATTTACGTGCCGCTGTCCATGCGGCTGGGGGCCAAGGCGGAAGAACTAGCAACGCTCGTTCGGGCACTGCCGCCGCCGGAGCGGGCCGAAATCTATCGCCCGAACAAGCGCACGCCGGCGCCGGATGCGCCATCGGTCCAAGCGGTCGTTTTCGAGCTTTTGCCCGAATTTCGCGCCGCCGCGCCTCCTGCCCTTCTGTCAGCCCTGAAGGGCAATGAAACCGCCTCTTCTGTGAAACTCCTGCTTCAATCGAGCAATCCGGAGCTCTTTCAGTCTGCACGGGCCGAACTGACGAAAAGCTTCGAACCGCTCGTCGTCTCTATTGCGGCTGTTCTCAGGGATAATGCTGAATTGATCGGAAGTGTCACGATCGTCGGTCACACCGATAATGTTCCACTCCAGGCCACCAATCCGCTTTCAAACAATCAACGCCTCTCCGAGGCGCGCGCTGCTACGATTGCTGCTTTGCTGGCGGCCAACGGCGTGCCAACTGAACACGTGCGATCGGAAGGACGTGCGGCAACGCAGCCCCTGGCCAGGAACGATAGTCGAGAAGGTCGAGCCGCCAATCGCAGGATCGAGCTCTTGATCGCAAAGAGGCTCTGA
- the tssK gene encoding type VI secretion system baseplate subunit TssK — protein sequence MTDANKVLWLEGLFLRTQHFQQQDRYNEALMRGSLQAGRLQTFGFRSLTLDATQLEAGRVAVSSARGIFPDGTPFAIPETMDAPTPLAITNDMGAGAVQLALPLEPPGEASFDPAHREPTGARYRGRIEWIRDAVHGGADPEEIEIGRPQALLLSPAQATGGYTAMPVTSVNGLLADGSVAVAEYFLPPALTTGAVPFYGKLMQEVITGLDRIADAHGKMVLGAAGRSVENLLVLDLANTARPRLAHMLPQEVFHPAELFLELSGLAGRMATYGSGSRRLTELPTYEHMAPGPAFAALADTLRSLILSLRYVEPKSRALPVVKHSTNVWKVRIDNPELLTTSRIVVRVGCDVSEEALRKIFVDQVTVGAADEFEALWKSRLPGIRLKPLHSQPREIPYDGDRLCLELDQRSEHWESLLRSPGFVIGVSGILPSEPQVDCYSVSR from the coding sequence ATGACGGACGCTAACAAGGTGCTTTGGCTGGAGGGACTGTTCCTCCGGACGCAGCATTTCCAGCAGCAGGATCGTTATAACGAAGCCTTGATGCGAGGTTCGCTGCAGGCGGGTCGGCTTCAGACCTTTGGTTTCAGGTCGCTCACGCTCGATGCCACGCAACTTGAAGCTGGACGGGTCGCCGTATCGTCAGCGCGTGGCATTTTCCCGGACGGCACCCCATTCGCGATACCAGAAACAATGGACGCCCCCACACCTTTGGCAATCACGAATGACATGGGCGCGGGGGCGGTGCAACTCGCTCTGCCACTGGAGCCCCCGGGCGAAGCCAGCTTCGATCCCGCTCACCGCGAACCGACCGGAGCGCGTTATAGAGGGCGGATCGAGTGGATACGCGACGCAGTCCATGGCGGCGCCGATCCTGAAGAGATTGAAATTGGTCGACCGCAAGCCCTGCTCTTGTCGCCGGCTCAGGCGACTGGCGGCTACACGGCAATGCCAGTGACGAGCGTTAATGGACTGCTTGCTGATGGTAGTGTCGCGGTTGCTGAATACTTTCTGCCTCCGGCGCTGACGACCGGTGCTGTGCCCTTCTACGGCAAGCTCATGCAGGAGGTAATCACTGGGCTTGACCGCATTGCCGACGCACATGGCAAGATGGTGCTCGGCGCCGCCGGCCGCAGCGTGGAAAACCTGCTGGTGCTCGATCTCGCCAATACGGCCCGACCGCGACTGGCCCATATGCTTCCACAGGAGGTCTTTCATCCGGCCGAGCTGTTTCTTGAGCTCAGCGGACTGGCTGGCCGGATGGCGACATACGGATCAGGCTCCAGGCGGCTGACCGAGCTTCCCACCTACGAGCATATGGCACCCGGGCCGGCCTTTGCTGCGCTGGCAGACACCTTGCGATCGCTTATCCTGAGCTTGCGCTATGTCGAGCCGAAGTCGCGGGCGCTACCCGTTGTGAAGCATTCGACCAACGTTTGGAAGGTGCGCATCGACAACCCCGAACTGCTGACGACGAGCCGCATCGTTGTGCGCGTCGGGTGCGACGTCTCAGAGGAAGCGCTCCGCAAGATCTTTGTCGACCAGGTGACCGTCGGTGCTGCGGACGAATTCGAGGCACTGTGGAAATCCCGACTGCCAGGCATACGCCTCAAGCCTCTTCACTCGCAGCCGCGCGAAATCCCCTATGACGGAGACCGTCTCTGTCTGGAGCTGGATCAACGCAGCGAGCATTGGGAATCGCTGCTGCGCTCGCCGGGATTCGTAATTGGCGTTTCCGGTATCTTGCCCAGCGAGCCACAAGTCGACTGCTATTCGGTAAGCAGGTAG
- the tssJ gene encoding type VI secretion system lipoprotein TssJ produces the protein MLHRRDFLMVIGATGLISGCMSGPPKSSTVTVAAVGQAGMNLAADGGERPVTLLILRLKDVGKFNAADSFALQDPAATLGADLVGSDQITIAPGKSASKTVAFPPEATFLGLVALFREPGGRTWRRTAQIRPESTVTANVTLNRGGMALALA, from the coding sequence ATGCTGCATCGACGCGACTTTCTCATGGTGATCGGCGCCACAGGCCTGATATCGGGCTGCATGAGTGGTCCGCCCAAATCCTCAACCGTGACCGTCGCGGCGGTGGGGCAAGCGGGGATGAACCTGGCTGCTGACGGCGGGGAGCGTCCGGTGACCCTGCTCATCCTCAGGCTCAAGGATGTCGGAAAGTTCAACGCTGCGGACAGTTTCGCACTTCAAGATCCTGCCGCCACACTCGGCGCGGACCTCGTGGGGTCTGATCAAATCACCATCGCTCCAGGCAAGAGCGCCTCAAAGACAGTCGCGTTTCCACCCGAAGCCACTTTCCTCGGTCTCGTCGCTCTGTTCCGGGAACCTGGCGGTCGCACCTGGCGAAGAACCGCCCAGATCAGACCGGAATCGACGGTGACGGCGAACGTGACACTAAACCGCGGCGGTATGGCGCTCGCGCTCGCCTGA
- the tagH gene encoding type VI secretion system-associated FHA domain protein TagH: MLTLTLEQSPRVQAVRQMRLVEGELVIGRSAEADWRIDDPDMYVSRAHCTIACVRGQYLVTDTSSGGLFIDGSRTPLGPGNSAPLHDGSRLQLGGYVIRVDFQATPSERLSEQTASPPIGFEQDKFFSERSEPPPAPQRPAGLPNPFEQPAETPDEGEAARQPPMFDDPFSLDPLPESSQHKQSFDFSWPSAPSQSPAFETQAAPPRAPEQHAKPAPTIAAPSETELREAFLRGLGLSAGEFPTSDPVAQMENFGREYRMMLEGMMHLLRKRAEEKGEARIVQTVVGASDVNPLKFLPTADDVIATFLAQRSVGFLPPQAAISSSIRDLAHHHVRTWRGVQAALARMIERFDPAALEGELKSLSAWDALLAGGRRAKLWELYENRYREIAKSATTRFLGEIGSDFRDGYEEREND, encoded by the coding sequence ATGCTGACCCTTACTCTCGAGCAGTCACCCCGGGTGCAAGCTGTTCGCCAGATGCGACTGGTCGAGGGCGAACTTGTCATCGGTCGCAGCGCTGAGGCCGATTGGCGTATCGACGATCCCGACATGTATGTCTCGCGGGCTCATTGCACGATCGCGTGCGTTCGCGGTCAATATCTCGTGACGGACACCTCAAGCGGCGGCCTTTTCATAGACGGGTCGCGAACACCGCTCGGGCCCGGGAATTCCGCCCCGCTGCATGATGGCTCACGCCTGCAACTCGGCGGTTATGTCATCCGCGTCGACTTCCAAGCCACCCCCAGCGAGCGGCTTTCAGAACAGACGGCTTCTCCGCCCATCGGTTTCGAGCAGGACAAGTTCTTCTCTGAGCGCAGCGAGCCGCCGCCGGCTCCCCAGCGACCGGCCGGACTACCGAACCCGTTCGAACAACCGGCTGAAACCCCTGACGAAGGTGAGGCGGCAAGACAACCACCGATGTTTGACGATCCGTTCAGTCTTGATCCTCTACCGGAATCGAGCCAGCATAAGCAGTCCTTTGATTTTTCGTGGCCGAGTGCACCATCGCAGTCTCCCGCCTTTGAAACACAGGCGGCGCCACCCCGCGCCCCGGAGCAGCATGCGAAACCGGCGCCGACGATAGCGGCTCCCTCTGAAACGGAGCTTCGTGAAGCCTTCCTTCGCGGATTGGGGCTGAGCGCCGGCGAGTTTCCGACATCCGACCCGGTCGCACAGATGGAGAATTTCGGCCGGGAATACCGCATGATGCTTGAAGGAATGATGCATCTCCTGCGCAAGCGTGCCGAAGAAAAGGGCGAGGCCAGGATCGTTCAGACGGTGGTTGGAGCGTCCGATGTTAACCCCCTCAAATTCCTGCCTACAGCGGACGATGTAATTGCGACGTTCCTGGCTCAACGCAGCGTCGGCTTTCTTCCTCCGCAGGCAGCGATCAGCAGCTCCATCCGCGATCTCGCCCACCACCATGTAAGAACGTGGCGCGGCGTGCAGGCGGCGCTTGCGAGAATGATCGAGCGCTTCGACCCAGCGGCTCTGGAAGGCGAACTGAAATCCCTTTCAGCGTGGGACGCCCTGCTGGCCGGTGGCCGGCGGGCGAAACTCTGGGAGCTATATGAGAACCGCTATCGCGAAATTGCCAAGAGTGCGACGACGCGCTTCCTGGGTGAGATCGGGAGCGACTTTCGGGACGGTTATGAAGAGAGGGAGAACGACTGA
- the tssG gene encoding type VI secretion system baseplate subunit TssG yields MANDAGQSQPDLSKDARPLPTEFDFFELLRRLEEDGKLFGQSGRPDREPARLGQHVRLGFAVQDITEVEMATDKAAARVTVTNIGLLGPEGPMPLYLTRWVLDRLSQRWFATADMREISDTTFVDFVNVLQHRMIALFYRAWADAHPSVQVGRPGGGRIRALSAALAGLGLSGPERHEPSAIDTAKLCHAPALANQVEGPERLTRFLADLIKVPVRLREFVGTWIAIPTGLQSRLGNAHVRLAQSATIGPRSFQRQQRIELTLGPLTLQDYLAFLPGSERRETLKRAIADLVGFGLDVDVRLVLKRDEIPPARLGEARIGHTAWVAPPKDRGDAEDLCMRTVNGWRPEMLEAATC; encoded by the coding sequence ATGGCCAATGACGCCGGGCAATCGCAGCCTGATCTGAGTAAGGACGCCAGGCCACTCCCGACTGAGTTCGACTTCTTTGAGCTCCTGCGGCGCCTGGAAGAAGACGGGAAGCTTTTTGGCCAGTCGGGCCGACCAGATCGGGAGCCGGCAAGGCTTGGACAACATGTGCGGCTCGGTTTTGCAGTGCAGGACATCACCGAAGTTGAGATGGCAACCGACAAGGCGGCAGCCCGGGTTACGGTGACAAATATCGGATTGCTCGGGCCGGAAGGTCCGATGCCCCTCTATCTGACACGTTGGGTACTGGATCGCCTTTCGCAGCGCTGGTTCGCCACGGCCGACATGCGGGAGATCAGCGATACGACATTCGTCGACTTCGTGAATGTTCTTCAGCATCGAATGATTGCACTCTTTTATCGGGCATGGGCGGACGCTCATCCATCAGTGCAGGTCGGGCGTCCGGGCGGCGGGCGCATTCGCGCGTTATCGGCGGCACTGGCCGGGCTCGGCCTCAGTGGACCAGAACGCCATGAGCCCTCAGCGATCGATACCGCCAAGCTATGTCACGCGCCTGCGCTTGCTAATCAAGTAGAAGGGCCCGAAAGGCTCACTCGATTTCTTGCCGACCTCATAAAGGTCCCGGTTCGGCTTAGGGAGTTTGTCGGCACCTGGATCGCGATACCAACAGGGCTCCAATCCCGCCTTGGGAACGCCCATGTTCGACTTGCCCAAAGCGCCACAATCGGGCCTCGCTCATTCCAGCGGCAGCAAAGAATCGAGCTCACCTTGGGGCCCTTGACGCTTCAAGACTACCTGGCTTTCCTCCCCGGCAGCGAACGGCGCGAAACCTTGAAAAGGGCGATCGCCGACTTGGTTGGATTCGGACTCGACGTCGATGTCAGGCTCGTGCTCAAGCGAGACGAAATTCCTCCGGCACGACTGGGGGAAGCGAGGATTGGACACACGGCGTGGGTCGCTCCACCCAAAGATCGAGGTGACGCAGAAGACCTGTGCATGCGCACGGTCAATGGCTGGCGGCCCGAAATGCTGGAGGCTGCGACATGCTGA